A stretch of Chitinophaga caeni DNA encodes these proteins:
- a CDS encoding BamA/TamA family outer membrane protein, producing the protein MLKKFITTLAGGLLLFSANAQIRIYNTRHSQDTLKTAPGKDSSLLRKSRFLPIPVLGYAPEKGLEIGAAVLYSFYLDKENPVAGTRNSTIIFIPSLTTEHQYKADIKADFWSPGNLWHYKGQLRYHDFPINFYGIGSDTREADKTLLDNKRFKFLAEVERRLLPQFYAGLSLQYQYDEYSAAEDKGIYPQMNLVDKNGGHSTFLGVSAIYDNRNNQNYTTRGSFLRANAAYALDFLSTRPFWKLEGKASHFFAISKKSTVGINGQLNSVQGDALPFYMLSELGSDYIMRGYYPGRYRDQNFAGIQAEYRFLIDPKLGLQLWSFNLQPKFALAVFGGTGAVFTNHNIALDKLKPNYGLGLRYFYDENSRLSIRIDYGWGEKAPGEKRQQGFYLSIGEAF; encoded by the coding sequence ATGTTGAAAAAATTTATCACGACTTTGGCTGGTGGTTTGTTGCTCTTCTCGGCAAATGCACAAATCAGGATTTATAATACCCGTCATTCGCAGGATACGCTGAAGACTGCGCCGGGAAAAGATTCTTCGCTTTTACGGAAAAGCCGCTTCCTGCCTATTCCCGTTTTGGGCTATGCCCCGGAAAAAGGCTTGGAAATAGGCGCCGCGGTGCTGTATTCTTTTTACCTGGATAAGGAAAATCCCGTAGCCGGAACCCGGAACTCTACTATTATTTTCATCCCGAGCCTAACTACGGAACATCAATATAAAGCAGATATCAAGGCCGATTTTTGGTCGCCGGGAAACCTATGGCATTACAAGGGACAACTACGTTATCACGATTTTCCTATTAACTTTTACGGGATCGGCAGTGATACCAGGGAAGCGGATAAAACTTTGCTGGATAATAAACGCTTCAAGTTCCTAGCGGAGGTTGAGCGTAGGCTACTCCCCCAGTTTTATGCCGGCCTTTCCCTGCAATATCAATATGATGAATACAGTGCGGCTGAAGATAAAGGGATTTATCCCCAAATGAACCTAGTGGATAAGAATGGCGGCCACAGCACTTTCCTGGGCGTTTCGGCTATATATGATAATAGGAATAATCAAAATTATACGACCCGGGGCTCATTCCTGAGGGCGAACGCGGCATATGCTTTAGATTTTTTAAGCACCCGGCCGTTCTGGAAGCTGGAAGGAAAGGCCAGTCATTTCTTCGCAATATCTAAAAAGAGTACGGTCGGCATCAATGGTCAATTGAATAGTGTGCAGGGCGATGCTTTACCATTTTATATGCTATCGGAATTAGGGAGTGATTATATTATGCGCGGGTATTATCCCGGTCGTTACCGCGACCAAAATTTTGCCGGGATACAGGCTGAATACCGGTTTTTAATTGATCCTAAGTTGGGATTACAATTATGGTCATTCAATCTTCAACCAAAATTTGCCTTGGCAGTTTTCGGTGGAACGGGTGCCGTTTTCACGAATCATAATATTGCATTAGACAAGTTAAAACCTAATTACGGCTTAGGGCTTCGTTATTTCTACGATGAAAACTCCCGCTTATCTATCCGCATTGATTACGGTTGGGGAGAAAAAGCTCCCGGTGAAAAAAGACAACAGGGTTTTTATTTGTCGATCGGTGAAGCATTTTAA
- a CDS encoding nicotinate phosphoribosyltransferase: MTDMNLVLLADAYKYSHHKLYMPGTQFVYSYMESRGGKFSETVFYGLQYFLKHYLQGAVITKEKIDEAAETLLEVFGRNDVFDRSKFDYIVEKHGGKLPVRIKAVPEGTVVPVKNVMMTIENTDPDCYWLTNFLETLLMQSWYPCTVATLSREVKKVVKQYYKETASDAAQAGIDFVLNDFGFRGVSSVESAGLGGSAHLVNFSGSDTIAASTFASRYYKAPKAAGLSIPATEHSICTLLGESGELTVFKHVLATFPTGTVACVSDSYNIFRACEQYWGTDLKDEVMKRDGTLVIRPDSGDPVLTLLTVFDILFDKFGFTTNEKGYKVLPPQVRVIQGDGISYSSIHTIYAALKKAGISAENLVLGMGGALLQKVNRDTQEFALKCSYAEINGKGIDVMKSPVELDSQGKMRTSFKKSKAGKLKLVRLPDGKLETLKEDESPELDDLLVTVFEDGELVVEHSFEEIRQRAMCP, encoded by the coding sequence ATGACCGACATGAACCTAGTCCTATTAGCCGATGCTTATAAATACTCCCACCATAAATTGTATATGCCCGGAACGCAGTTCGTTTATTCTTATATGGAAAGCCGCGGGGGGAAATTTAGCGAAACCGTGTTTTACGGCTTGCAATATTTTCTTAAGCACTATTTGCAAGGGGCGGTTATTACCAAGGAAAAAATTGATGAAGCAGCAGAAACTTTATTAGAAGTATTCGGGAGAAATGATGTTTTCGATCGTAGTAAATTCGATTATATCGTTGAAAAACACGGGGGAAAGTTGCCGGTTAGAATCAAGGCGGTTCCCGAAGGAACGGTAGTGCCGGTTAAAAATGTAATGATGACCATCGAGAATACCGATCCGGACTGTTACTGGTTAACGAACTTCTTGGAAACCTTGTTGATGCAATCATGGTATCCTTGTACCGTGGCAACATTAAGCCGGGAGGTTAAAAAAGTTGTAAAACAATATTATAAAGAGACTGCCAGCGATGCGGCTCAAGCGGGGATAGATTTCGTGTTGAACGACTTTGGTTTCCGTGGTGTCAGCTCTGTCGAAAGCGCCGGACTGGGCGGCAGCGCCCACCTGGTAAACTTCTCAGGTAGCGATACAATCGCGGCTTCTACCTTCGCTTCCCGTTATTATAAGGCGCCAAAGGCTGCCGGTTTATCTATACCTGCTACCGAGCATTCCATTTGTACCTTGTTAGGGGAAAGCGGAGAATTAACCGTCTTTAAACATGTACTCGCTACCTTCCCCACAGGGACTGTCGCCTGTGTTTCCGATTCTTACAACATCTTCAGGGCGTGTGAACAATACTGGGGAACGGATTTGAAAGATGAAGTAATGAAAAGAGACGGGACTTTGGTTATAAGGCCCGATTCCGGTGATCCGGTTTTAACACTTTTGACGGTGTTTGACATCCTGTTTGATAAATTCGGATTCACGACAAATGAGAAGGGGTATAAAGTGCTGCCACCGCAAGTAAGGGTGATTCAAGGTGATGGAATTAGCTATAGCTCTATCCACACGATTTATGCCGCCTTGAAAAAGGCCGGTATCAGCGCTGAAAACCTGGTGCTGGGCATGGGTGGCGCCCTTTTGCAAAAAGTGAATCGAGATACCCAGGAGTTTGCTTTGAAGTGCTCTTATGCAGAGATTAACGGAAAAGGTATCGATGTGATGAAATCCCCGGTAGAGTTGGACTCCCAGGGAAAAATGAGGACTTCCTTCAAGAAATCTAAAGCGGGAAAACTGAAGTTAGTACGCCTGCCCGATGGAAAATTGGAAACTTTGAAAGAGGATGAGTCGCCCGAATTGGATGATTTGTTGGTAACAGTTTTTGAAGATGGTGAATTAGTCGTGGAACATAGTTTTGAAGAAATCAGGCAACGCGCGATGTGCCCTTAA
- a CDS encoding HAD domain-containing protein gives MLYLLDIDGVMVPATSWKRPEILKDGFPAFSSKATHALQILITGDDTIVLTTSHKSKYTLKKWKQIFQNRGIHIDHLRSLPENSDHLSRKDEIVNWLNSEMQHEDFVIIDDDKSLNELPFSFKERLFQTSSHIGLTVELAQKIKSVRAGQSSE, from the coding sequence ATGTTATACTTATTAGACATAGATGGTGTAATGGTTCCCGCTACGAGTTGGAAACGTCCTGAAATTTTGAAGGATGGCTTTCCTGCCTTTAGTAGTAAGGCTACCCATGCTCTTCAGATCTTAATTACTGGGGACGATACCATCGTGCTTACAACATCCCATAAATCTAAGTATACCCTTAAAAAATGGAAGCAAATTTTCCAAAATCGAGGGATTCATATCGATCATCTTAGATCCCTACCTGAAAACTCGGATCATTTAAGCAGGAAGGATGAAATAGTCAATTGGCTAAATAGTGAGATGCAGCATGAAGACTTCGTCATTATTGATGATGATAAGTCTTTGAATGAACTTCCGTTTTCTTTTAAAGAAAGATTATTTCAAACTAGTTCACATATCGGCTTAACAGTAGAGCTTGCACAAAAGATTAAATCAGTTAGAGCCGGTCAAAGTTCTGAATAA
- a CDS encoding NUDIX hydrolase: MLIQQHIRVTVDAVVFGYSAKQGISVLLIKRKIPPHIFKWALPGGFVHNDESFEDGIKRELREEAGITINYLEQLYTFGAPERDPRGRIISIAYYALVDPSNFKLAPDTDAEAAQWCPIDELPFLAFDHKEIIALAQERLRNKIRYEPIGFELLGKKFSMAELESLYTHLLGRSVDRRNFQKKILSFGFLKTLPEKQKHPQQGRPAQLYSFDEKKYHALKKEGIFFEV; the protein is encoded by the coding sequence TTGTTGATCCAACAGCATATCAGGGTAACGGTAGATGCCGTTGTGTTTGGTTATTCTGCCAAGCAAGGTATTTCCGTGCTACTGATAAAGCGAAAAATACCGCCACATATATTCAAGTGGGCTTTGCCCGGTGGTTTCGTGCACAATGATGAAAGCTTCGAAGACGGCATCAAGCGGGAACTACGTGAAGAAGCCGGCATTACCATTAATTACCTGGAACAACTGTATACCTTCGGAGCACCGGAGAGGGATCCCCGCGGTAGGATTATTTCTATCGCATATTATGCATTAGTGGATCCATCCAACTTTAAACTGGCGCCTGATACCGATGCTGAAGCAGCACAATGGTGCCCGATCGACGAACTTCCTTTCCTGGCTTTCGACCATAAAGAAATCATTGCCTTGGCGCAGGAGCGACTAAGGAATAAAATCCGCTATGAGCCGATCGGCTTCGAGTTGCTGGGAAAGAAATTTTCGATGGCCGAGTTGGAAAGCTTATATACGCATCTATTAGGAAGATCGGTTGATCGAAGGAATTTCCAGAAGAAGATCTTATCCTTCGGATTTTTAAAGACCTTACCTGAAAAACAAAAGCATCCGCAACAAGGCCGCCCGGCGCAGTTGTATAGTTTCGATGAGAAGAAATACCATGCCTTGAAAAAGGAAGGGATTTTTTTCGAGGTGTAA
- a CDS encoding M20/M25/M40 family metallo-hydrolase: protein MKTYLLLLPLAFSCAVHAQKKADRKTISNLQSHVAYLADDKLEGRRTGTAGEKLAYTYIADQMKASGLAAKGTEGYLQTFEVSEAWLPGKNTHLLLNDKKMHPGNDYEIMPFSGNKSAKGDVILLVNEPENVWILNVADWEKVDNPHADPLARYKARADEAIANGAKGVIFYNGDIPAALVKKWKFEKLDLLPVPVLYFPKASSSIFEDENVTSFKVDCSVDRVTEKRSGTNVVGYIDNGAAQTVIIGAHYDHLGHGEDHNSLSPGGSAIHNGADDNASGTAAMLELARMLKDSELKKFNYLFAAFSGEELGLFGSKYFVEHSPVPLNTANFMINMDMVGRLTNDKGLQIGGIGTSPAWPGIIAESLPKNLKITYDSSGIGPSDHTSFYLKDIPVLFFFTGTHTDYHKPTDDADKINYTGELTVMKIIYEIIEHSEDEPKLAFARTKEPKMSTGKFSVTLGIMPDYTYSAGGVRIDGISPGKVAEKAGLQVGDVVVKLGNYDIKDMESYMSALGKFKSGDQTEVIIKRGNEEKKFPVSFQ, encoded by the coding sequence GTGAAAACTTACCTACTCTTGCTGCCGCTGGCATTTTCTTGCGCGGTACATGCCCAAAAGAAAGCAGATCGTAAAACGATCAGTAACCTGCAAAGCCACGTGGCTTATTTGGCCGATGATAAGTTGGAAGGCAGGAGAACCGGTACTGCCGGGGAAAAGCTCGCTTATACTTATATCGCGGATCAAATGAAAGCCAGCGGGCTGGCGGCGAAAGGTACGGAAGGCTATTTACAGACTTTCGAAGTAAGCGAGGCCTGGTTGCCGGGAAAAAATACGCACCTATTGTTAAATGATAAAAAGATGCATCCCGGTAATGACTATGAAATCATGCCTTTCAGCGGAAATAAATCAGCTAAAGGCGATGTCATATTGCTGGTAAATGAACCTGAAAATGTATGGATATTGAATGTAGCAGACTGGGAAAAAGTTGATAATCCCCATGCTGATCCATTGGCCAGGTATAAAGCTAGAGCTGATGAAGCTATCGCGAACGGGGCAAAGGGCGTGATTTTTTATAATGGCGATATACCCGCTGCGCTCGTAAAAAAATGGAAGTTTGAAAAACTGGATTTGTTACCCGTTCCGGTATTGTATTTCCCCAAAGCAAGCAGTTCCATTTTTGAAGATGAAAATGTTACCAGCTTTAAAGTAGACTGCTCCGTAGATCGTGTAACTGAAAAACGCAGCGGAACGAACGTAGTCGGTTATATCGATAACGGTGCGGCACAAACAGTAATCATCGGTGCGCATTACGATCACCTCGGTCATGGTGAAGATCATAATTCACTGTCGCCGGGAGGATCAGCCATTCATAACGGCGCCGACGACAACGCCAGCGGAACCGCCGCCATGCTCGAATTGGCGCGTATGTTAAAAGATAGCGAGCTGAAGAAATTTAACTACCTCTTCGCCGCATTCTCGGGGGAAGAGCTTGGACTATTCGGTTCTAAATACTTCGTGGAGCATAGCCCGGTACCTTTAAACACCGCCAATTTCATGATTAACATGGATATGGTAGGAAGGTTAACGAATGATAAGGGCTTACAAATTGGAGGGATCGGTACCTCCCCCGCTTGGCCGGGAATAATCGCTGAAAGTTTACCCAAAAACCTAAAGATCACATATGATTCTTCCGGCATCGGACCTTCCGATCATACTTCTTTTTATTTGAAAGATATCCCGGTACTTTTCTTCTTTACCGGCACGCATACAGATTATCATAAACCGACGGATGATGCCGATAAGATTAATTACACCGGTGAACTAACCGTGATGAAAATCATTTACGAAATCATAGAGCATAGCGAAGATGAACCCAAGTTGGCTTTTGCCAGAACAAAAGAGCCGAAAATGTCGACGGGCAAGTTCTCAGTAACCTTGGGCATTATGCCTGATTATACGTACAGCGCCGGCGGTGTGAGGATTGACGGCATATCGCCCGGTAAAGTTGCAGAGAAAGCGGGTTTGCAGGTGGGAGACGTTGTTGTAAAGCTGGGCAATTACGATATAAAGGATATGGAAAGCTATATGTCGGCCCTGGGCAAGTTCAAATCCGGTGATCAAACAGAAGTAATCATCAAGAGGGGTAATGAAGAGAAGAAATTCCCTGTTTCTTTTCAATGA
- the gcvT gene encoding glycine cleavage system aminomethyltransferase GcvT has protein sequence MKNTPFTAKHLALGAKMAPFAGYNMPISYTGINDEHLAVRKNAGVFDVSHMGEFILKGENALDLIQRVTTNDASKLTAGKAQYSCLTNKEGGIVDDLLVYCIEENKTYMLVVNASNIEKDWNWISQFNSKNVEMQNISDKTCLLAVQGPNATSILQPLTDLDLVNMKYYTFVKGTFAGVENVLISATGYTGSGGVEIYFEDKDGAAEKIWDAIFEAGGPKGLKPIGLGARDTLRLEMGFNLYGNDIDDRTSPLEAGLSWITKFTKDFTAREILEKQKAEGIQQKLVGFEMIDKGIPRHDYEIKDAQGNVIGRVTSGTQGPTIQKAVGLGYVKTPFAALDTEIFIAVRDKSLKAKVVKVPFLG, from the coding sequence ATGAAAAATACACCCTTTACAGCAAAGCATTTGGCACTTGGCGCGAAAATGGCTCCTTTTGCTGGTTATAATATGCCCATTTCTTATACTGGGATCAATGATGAGCACCTTGCCGTGCGCAAGAATGCCGGAGTTTTCGATGTTAGCCATATGGGTGAATTTATTTTGAAAGGCGAAAATGCCCTGGATCTGATCCAAAGGGTAACGACTAACGATGCTTCTAAGCTTACTGCCGGGAAAGCGCAATACAGTTGCCTGACCAACAAGGAAGGCGGCATCGTGGATGATCTGTTGGTTTACTGTATCGAGGAAAATAAAACATATATGCTGGTAGTTAATGCCAGCAATATCGAGAAAGACTGGAACTGGATCTCTCAATTCAACAGCAAGAATGTTGAAATGCAGAACATCTCCGACAAAACTTGCTTATTAGCTGTACAAGGCCCGAATGCCACCAGCATCTTGCAGCCTTTAACCGACTTGGATTTAGTAAATATGAAATATTACACCTTCGTGAAAGGCACTTTCGCAGGTGTAGAAAACGTGTTGATCAGCGCGACCGGGTATACCGGAAGCGGCGGTGTGGAAATCTATTTTGAAGATAAAGACGGCGCCGCCGAAAAAATCTGGGATGCGATCTTTGAAGCGGGTGGCCCCAAGGGATTAAAACCGATCGGTTTAGGCGCCCGTGACACCCTTCGCCTGGAAATGGGCTTTAACCTTTACGGTAATGATATTGACGATCGTACTTCCCCATTGGAAGCCGGCTTGAGCTGGATCACCAAGTTTACCAAGGACTTTACCGCCAGGGAAATATTGGAAAAACAGAAAGCCGAAGGCATCCAACAAAAATTGGTGGGCTTCGAAATGATCGACAAAGGTATTCCCCGCCATGATTATGAAATCAAGGATGCACAAGGAAATGTTATCGGAAGGGTAACTTCGGGTACACAAGGCCCCACTATTCAAAAAGCCGTTGGCTTAGGATATGTAAAAACACCTTTTGCCGCTTTAGATACGGAGATATTCATTGCCGTTAGGGATAAAAGCCTGAAAGCCAAAGTGGTAAAAGTACCATTCTTGGGCTAA
- a CDS encoding SRPBCC family protein: MPTIHLTTVIHAPIERVFDLSRSVTMHKKSMQHNGEEAVRGRTSGLMELNETVTWRAKHIRKVRELTTKITAMQRSHFFADEMTEGDFKFLKHEHHFKAIENGTIMIDLFEFGTPYGRMGRWFEKLYLARYMKNLLKARNKAIKEYAESDKWRVVLS, from the coding sequence ATGCCTACTATTCACCTGACCACTGTCATTCATGCCCCCATTGAAAGGGTATTCGACTTGAGCCGTAGTGTTACCATGCACAAGAAAAGCATGCAACACAACGGGGAAGAAGCAGTGAGAGGTCGCACCAGCGGACTGATGGAACTTAATGAAACCGTTACTTGGCGAGCTAAGCACATCCGTAAAGTGAGGGAACTAACAACCAAGATCACGGCCATGCAGAGAAGTCATTTTTTTGCCGATGAAATGACGGAAGGTGATTTTAAATTTCTCAAGCATGAACATCATTTCAAAGCAATTGAAAATGGTACGATCATGATTGATCTTTTTGAATTTGGCACCCCCTACGGCAGGATGGGCCGTTGGTTTGAAAAGTTGTACCTCGCCCGGTATATGAAAAATCTCTTGAAAGCCCGCAATAAAGCAATCAAGGAATATGCTGAAAGCGACAAGTGGCGCGTGGTTTTATCTTAA
- a CDS encoding 2-phosphosulfolactate phosphatase produces MSVESNKPKLEVCLSPALLHLFDVKNSIVVIIDVLRATSTICTALHNGAAKVIPVASVEECVNIGKQLNAITAGERDGQIAAGLEHGNSPFEYSRDFIEGKVLVLTTTNGTKLLHMATDAIQIVTGSFPNISAVCDYLVAEGKNVILGCAAWKDRVNMEDTLFAGAVVSRIKEHFAVDCDSAIGAENLYAAAKDDLFEFMKGASHFQRLARFGLEEDIKYCLTPDGANVLPLFKNGELIAG; encoded by the coding sequence ATGAGCGTAGAATCCAATAAACCGAAGTTAGAAGTATGCCTTTCCCCGGCATTGTTGCACTTGTTTGATGTGAAGAATAGCATCGTGGTAATTATCGATGTTTTAAGGGCTACTTCAACGATCTGCACCGCTTTGCATAACGGCGCTGCCAAGGTGATCCCGGTGGCATCCGTAGAGGAGTGTGTAAATATCGGCAAACAATTAAACGCCATTACCGCCGGGGAGCGCGATGGTCAAATTGCAGCGGGTTTAGAGCACGGTAATTCTCCTTTTGAATATTCCCGTGACTTTATCGAGGGTAAAGTGTTGGTGCTAACAACGACCAACGGTACCAAGTTGCTGCATATGGCTACGGATGCCATCCAGATCGTAACGGGGTCATTCCCTAATATCAGCGCTGTTTGCGATTACCTGGTGGCGGAAGGGAAGAATGTCATCTTGGGATGTGCCGCATGGAAGGATCGCGTCAATATGGAAGATACTTTATTCGCGGGTGCGGTAGTATCCAGGATCAAGGAACATTTCGCGGTAGATTGCGATTCCGCGATCGGTGCGGAGAATTTATACGCCGCTGCCAAAGATGATCTTTTCGAGTTTATGAAAGGAGCTTCCCACTTCCAACGTTTGGCTAGATTTGGTTTGGAAGAAGATATTAAATATTGCCTTACGCCCGATGGCGCCAACGTTTTACCATTGTTTAAAAATGGTGAGCTGATTGCGGGGTAA
- a CDS encoding DoxX family protein has translation MESIQKKQNVALLLLRIGIGTLFIVFGIMKLAGGSATWEAVGGSMQLVGISAAPKFWGIVASLTELIGGISLLLGLYTRIGAILLLFTMIVAVLVKINFDGTLAGVASPLTMLIIMIFFAVGGSGRYSLDARRLG, from the coding sequence ATGGAAAGTATTCAGAAAAAACAAAATGTAGCCCTATTGTTGCTACGCATCGGGATCGGAACTTTATTCATCGTTTTCGGCATTATGAAGTTGGCGGGTGGCAGCGCTACCTGGGAAGCCGTGGGCGGCTCTATGCAGCTCGTAGGCATTTCGGCAGCTCCGAAATTTTGGGGCATCGTGGCATCTTTAACGGAATTAATCGGCGGAATCAGCTTATTATTAGGACTTTATACGAGAATCGGGGCGATATTATTGCTGTTCACGATGATTGTAGCCGTATTAGTAAAAATCAATTTTGACGGAACGCTTGCAGGCGTTGCCAGCCCGTTGACGATGTTAATCATCATGATATTTTTTGCTGTCGGTGGCAGCGGGCGTTATTCTTTGGATGCGAGGAGATTGGGGTAA